The Calditrichota bacterium genome includes a window with the following:
- a CDS encoding DUF3052 domain-containing protein, whose protein sequence is MVIVYFFNKKEVMAGYSKTPLVKKLGIKDDFLIKLYNQPDYYFEIQEGLPESTSVLKQSDATAVDFIHYFILDLENYFKDLPGLQTQIKQNGMIWISWDKTKSKKEGFANENLVRQRALSLDLVDLKVCAVDEIWSGLKLVIRKERRKKENE, encoded by the coding sequence ATGGTTATAGTTTACTTTTTTAATAAGAAGGAAGTCATGGCAGGATACTCTAAAACACCCCTTGTAAAAAAGCTGGGGATAAAAGACGACTTTTTAATAAAACTTTATAACCAGCCCGATTATTATTTTGAAATACAGGAAGGATTACCAGAAAGCACATCAGTTTTAAAACAAAGTGATGCAACGGCTGTAGATTTTATACACTACTTTATTTTAGATTTGGAAAACTATTTTAAGGATTTACCTGGCCTGCAAACCCAAATTAAACAAAACGGTATGATTTGGATTTCCTGGGATAAAACCAAATCCAAAAAAGAGGGTTTTGCAAACGAAAACCTGGTTCGTCAAAGGGCTTTAAGCTTAGATTTGGTTGACTTAAAGGTTTGCGCAGTGGATGAAATTTGGAGCGGCTTGAAACTAGTTATCCGCAAAGAACGGCGAAAAAAAGAAAATGAGTGA
- a CDS encoding carboxypeptidase regulatory-like domain-containing protein: protein MKYTKSIIALLSVIIIIFACGEDPVKVTTGTINGVVYDYSSGTTIGNANIVTQPPSSSVTSDTLTGEFKILHVEPGIYHVRAQKSGYDSAGVDISVIADDKTIADIALRVDSTFVDTTEAP, encoded by the coding sequence ATGAAATATACAAAAAGTATAATTGCTCTTCTATCAGTAATTATAATAATTTTTGCATGTGGGGAAGACCCCGTAAAAGTAACAACAGGAACCATTAATGGAGTGGTTTATGATTATTCTTCGGGAACCACAATTGGAAATGCAAATATTGTAACTCAACCCCCAAGCAGTTCGGTTACAAGCGATACTTTAACTGGAGAATTCAAAATTCTTCATGTGGAACCGGGTATTTATCACGTCCGTGCCCAGAAATCTGGTTATGATAGTGCAGGGGTTGATATTTCTGTTATTGCCGATGATAAAACCATTGCAGACATTGCATTAAGGGTGGATAGTACTTTTGTCGATACAACTGAAGCACCGTAG
- a CDS encoding arsenic efflux protein, with amino-acid sequence MIEILEVLITTLEVSGVVFFMMVLVDFFDVRTRGKIKSLVHKSKWSEYLTASFLGATPGCIGSYINVSMYMHGFMGMGAIAAGMIATSGDEAFVMLVRFPEKALLLFAILFILAIPMGSLLDIILKKLKIKSCEACEMHEHHSQDNERNYKHYFTVHIWQHIFKKHIIRIIIWTFFSLLFVNIGINYFSINELVNNNIGWVILIAALIGIIPESGPHLVFISLFASGVIPFSALLASSISQDGHGMLPMLSYSLRDSIIIKTYNVGVALVIGWTTFYFGF; translated from the coding sequence ATGATTGAAATATTAGAAGTTTTAATTACAACCCTTGAAGTTTCAGGGGTTGTTTTTTTTATGATGGTTTTGGTGGATTTTTTTGATGTCCGTACACGGGGGAAAATCAAATCCTTAGTTCACAAATCCAAGTGGAGTGAATATTTGACGGCCTCGTTTCTTGGGGCAACTCCAGGTTGCATTGGCTCTTACATAAATGTTTCTATGTACATGCATGGTTTTATGGGCATGGGAGCTATAGCTGCGGGTATGATTGCAACATCTGGCGATGAAGCGTTTGTTATGCTGGTCCGTTTCCCGGAAAAAGCTCTTCTATTATTTGCTATTTTATTTATACTGGCCATACCAATGGGAAGTTTACTGGATATAATTTTAAAGAAATTGAAAATCAAATCTTGTGAAGCATGCGAAATGCATGAACATCATTCACAAGACAATGAAAGAAATTACAAACATTATTTTACAGTTCATATCTGGCAACACATTTTTAAAAAACACATAATCCGGATTATTATTTGGACATTTTTTAGCCTTCTGTTTGTCAATATTGGAATTAATTATTTTTCGATTAATGAGCTGGTTAATAATAATATAGGTTGGGTTATTTTAATTGCCGCTTTAATTGGAATAATTCCTGAATCAGGTCCACACCTGGTTTTTATATCACTTTTTGCAAGTGGAGTAATTCCATTTTCAGCTCTTTTGGCAAGCTCTATATCGCAGGATGGGCATGGAATGTTGCCAATGCTTTCATACAGTTTGCGTGATTCAATTATTATTAAAACATACAATGTAGGCGTAGCATTGGTTATTGGTTGGACTACTTTTTATTTTGGGTTTTAA
- a CDS encoding DUF1858 domain-containing protein, with protein MINKNTLIEDLIEQVPGSISYLMDKKIRCIRCGEPIWGTLEEAAKEKNYSDEQIDVFVNELNKLK; from the coding sequence ATGATTAATAAAAATACTTTAATTGAAGATTTAATCGAACAGGTGCCTGGTTCAATCAGCTATTTAATGGACAAAAAAATACGCTGTATTCGCTGTGGTGAACCAATCTGGGGAACATTAGAAGAAGCCGCAAAAGAAAAAAACTACTCAGATGAGCAGATTGATGTTTTTGTAAATGAGCTAAACAAATTAAAATAA
- a CDS encoding FAD/NAD(P)-binding protein, with the protein MENLAFEKQDLYNPLIATIAKVEDLTSTEKRFEIELPDKKILNHKPGQFVEVSIFGFGEAPISISSSPTKEPIFDLTVRNTGGRLTNKMHQLEAGSQLGIRGPFGNGFDVSKFHGKDMLFVCGGIGLAPLKSLIDYTVARKNDFGRIIILYGTKSPSEILFPEEIQAWKENKDVEFAMSVDQADANWKGNVGVITTLIPPVELDVENTIATVVGPPIMYKFVLMSLKGKRIPDENIYLSLERRMKCGVGKCGHCQINNTYVCQDGPVFHYPHAKKLEEAV; encoded by the coding sequence ATGGAAAATTTAGCTTTTGAAAAACAAGACTTATATAATCCGCTAATTGCAACTATCGCAAAGGTTGAAGATTTAACTTCAACTGAGAAGCGGTTTGAAATTGAATTGCCAGATAAAAAAATACTAAATCATAAACCAGGCCAGTTTGTGGAGGTTTCAATCTTTGGTTTTGGTGAGGCTCCAATCTCAATTAGTTCTTCGCCAACAAAAGAGCCTATTTTTGATTTAACTGTTCGTAATACCGGCGGCAGGTTAACAAATAAAATGCACCAGTTAGAAGCAGGAAGTCAGCTTGGAATCCGTGGCCCATTCGGTAATGGTTTTGATGTATCAAAATTTCACGGAAAAGACATGCTTTTTGTTTGTGGCGGGATTGGCCTTGCTCCGTTAAAATCTCTTATTGATTATACTGTTGCCCGCAAAAATGATTTTGGCCGCATAATAATTTTATATGGTACAAAATCTCCTTCCGAAATTTTATTTCCTGAAGAAATTCAAGCCTGGAAGGAAAACAAAGATGTGGAATTTGCAATGAGTGTTGACCAGGCAGATGCCAACTGGAAAGGAAATGTAGGTGTTATCACAACACTAATTCCTCCTGTAGAGCTTGATGTGGAAAATACGATTGCTACGGTTGTTGGCCCGCCAATAATGTATAAGTTTGTATTAATGTCTTTAAAAGGGAAACGAATCCCGGATGAAAATATTTATTTATCTTTAGAGCGCAGAATGAAATGTGGTGTAGGAAAATGCGGACATTGCCAAATTAACAATACCTATGTTTGCCAGGACGGTCCCGTCTTTCATTATCCACATGCTAAAAAATTGGAGGAAGCAGTATGA
- the idi gene encoding isopentenyl-diphosphate Delta-isomerase, with the protein MTKNDKIVSFESERLILVDDDDNVLGFKSKAECHNGEGILHRAFSIFIFNSQGQVIMQKRAKEKRLWPLIWSNSCCSHPREGESYEYATERRLKEELGLQTELDYLYKFRYHAKWKDEGSESELCSVYIGKSDDLPQVNETEIDEWKFFSREELNAELDNNPELYSPWFKMEWKEIQDNFWDRVEAL; encoded by the coding sequence ATGACAAAGAATGACAAAATAGTTTCTTTTGAAAGCGAACGTTTAATCCTGGTTGATGACGATGATAATGTCCTGGGATTCAAATCAAAAGCAGAATGCCATAATGGTGAAGGAATCCTGCACCGTGCTTTTTCAATTTTTATATTTAACAGCCAAGGCCAGGTAATCATGCAAAAAAGGGCGAAAGAAAAACGTCTTTGGCCGTTGATTTGGTCAAACAGTTGTTGCAGCCACCCAAGAGAAGGCGAAAGTTATGAATATGCAACAGAACGCCGTTTAAAGGAAGAACTTGGTCTTCAAACGGAATTAGATTATTTATATAAATTTAGATATCATGCAAAATGGAAAGATGAAGGTTCGGAATCTGAATTGTGTTCTGTTTATATTGGAAAATCAGACGATTTACCACAAGTAAATGAAACTGAAATTGATGAATGGAAATTTTTTAGCAGGGAAGAGTTAAACGCAGAACTTGATAACAATCCTGAATTATATTCGCCTTGGTTTAAAATGGAATGGAAAGAAATTCAAGATAATTTCTGGGATCGTGTTGAGGCGTTGTAG
- a CDS encoding hydroxymethylglutaryl-CoA reductase, degradative produces the protein MANSKISGFYKKSIQERLRILQKNDLLNKDDYTLLKNGKGFLQTEESDKMIENVISVFGLPMGMGLNFLVNGKDYAVPMVVEEPSIVAAVSSMAKIIRQAGGFISESSEPILIGQIQVVDIKNLSAAKNAVLTNKEEIINLANSMHPNMVARGGGVRDVEVRILKAGEGKKEMLIVHLLVDVQDAMGANLVNSMCEGVASLIEKITGGRVFLRILSNLTDRSMVKTTCTIPTKLLDGKKYSGDEVRDGIILANDFAEADPYRAATHNKGIMNGIDPLIIATGNDWRAIEAGAHAYAARSGQYTSLTKWFQNENGDLVGILELPVRVGIVGGSLESNPMVGVAYRLLGINSARELAELIGAVGLAQNLGAIRALATEGIQSGHMSLHARSVAMTAGATPDEFETVVEELIDSGDIKVWKAKEIIENIKTKETKSQVETILSPTESTMPTGFGKIILLGEHAVVYGSHAIAAPVPLAMQAKVNDSNKEGIHLLIPRWGVEERLYRGVEHKYSIFQSLDLILDELDLHDRNMQIEVFPHVPRAMGLGGSAALAVAIIRALSEHYKLNLADKRIADLSYKSENIVHGTASGIDNTLATYGRFIQFKKGTPPIMQNIEVKEPIRVVIGLTWVESLTAKMVTRVAKAWEGNKKLYNHIFLQIDELVLEAGEAIKTGNLEQLGELMNINQGYLNALQVSGREIEEIIDIARSNGALGAKLTGGGGGGAIIALCPDNWEIVAKAIRAAGYQAMVADIK, from the coding sequence ATGGCAAATTCAAAGATATCCGGTTTTTATAAAAAATCCATTCAGGAACGATTGCGTATCCTGCAAAAAAATGATCTCTTGAATAAGGATGATTATACCTTGCTCAAAAATGGCAAGGGATTTTTGCAGACCGAAGAATCGGATAAGATGATTGAAAATGTTATTTCTGTTTTTGGGCTTCCCATGGGCATGGGCCTTAATTTTTTGGTCAATGGAAAAGATTACGCCGTACCAATGGTTGTTGAAGAACCATCAATTGTAGCAGCTGTTAGTTCTATGGCAAAAATTATCCGCCAGGCCGGTGGTTTTATAAGTGAAAGCAGTGAACCGATACTGATTGGTCAGATCCAGGTTGTAGATATAAAAAATCTTTCTGCCGCAAAAAATGCAGTCCTGACAAATAAAGAAGAAATTATTAACCTTGCCAATAGTATGCATCCAAATATGGTGGCACGAGGTGGCGGCGTACGGGATGTTGAAGTACGTATTTTAAAAGCAGGCGAAGGCAAAAAAGAAATGCTGATTGTGCATCTTCTGGTTGATGTACAGGATGCAATGGGAGCTAATCTTGTAAACAGCATGTGCGAAGGTGTTGCATCTCTTATCGAAAAAATTACAGGCGGCAGAGTTTTTCTTAGAATTCTTTCGAACCTCACTGACCGTTCAATGGTGAAAACCACCTGTACAATCCCAACTAAACTACTTGATGGAAAAAAGTATTCAGGTGATGAAGTCCGTGATGGAATAATACTGGCAAATGATTTTGCAGAAGCAGATCCATACCGCGCGGCAACCCACAACAAAGGCATAATGAACGGAATTGATCCGCTAATTATTGCAACCGGAAATGACTGGCGGGCTATTGAAGCAGGTGCTCACGCCTATGCAGCAAGAAGCGGGCAATATACTTCCTTAACAAAATGGTTTCAGAATGAAAATGGCGATCTTGTAGGAATTTTAGAACTTCCGGTACGAGTTGGAATTGTAGGTGGTTCTTTGGAAAGTAATCCTATGGTTGGCGTTGCTTATCGCCTTTTGGGAATAAATTCAGCACGTGAATTAGCTGAGTTGATTGGCGCCGTTGGTCTTGCACAAAACCTTGGTGCTATTCGTGCTTTAGCTACAGAAGGGATTCAAAGTGGACATATGAGCTTGCATGCCCGGAGTGTAGCGATGACAGCCGGCGCTACACCGGATGAATTTGAAACTGTCGTTGAAGAACTGATCGATAGTGGTGATATAAAAGTTTGGAAAGCTAAAGAGATAATTGAAAATATTAAGACTAAAGAAACAAAAAGTCAGGTTGAAACGATTCTTTCGCCAACCGAAAGTACAATGCCAACCGGGTTTGGAAAAATTATTCTGTTAGGCGAACATGCAGTTGTATATGGTAGCCATGCTATTGCTGCACCGGTTCCGCTTGCAATGCAGGCCAAAGTAAACGATAGCAATAAAGAAGGTATTCATCTGCTAATCCCGCGTTGGGGTGTTGAAGAGCGCCTTTATCGCGGCGTAGAACATAAATATTCAATATTTCAATCTCTCGATCTTATTTTGGATGAACTGGATTTGCATGACCGTAATATGCAAATAGAGGTTTTTCCACATGTTCCGCGAGCGATGGGGCTTGGCGGCTCAGCGGCTCTTGCTGTGGCAATCATCAGGGCATTATCGGAGCATTATAAACTAAATCTTGCTGATAAACGCATTGCTGATTTAAGCTATAAATCTGAAAACATCGTGCATGGTACAGCATCAGGAATAGATAATACTTTGGCAACTTATGGGCGCTTTATTCAGTTTAAAAAAGGTACACCGCCAATCATGCAAAATATTGAAGTTAAAGAACCCATCCGTGTGGTGATTGGTTTAACCTGGGTTGAGAGTTTAACAGCAAAAATGGTAACACGTGTAGCCAAAGCCTGGGAAGGAAACAAGAAACTTTATAACCATATTTTTCTGCAAATTGATGAGTTGGTTCTGGAAGCAGGTGAAGCAATCAAAACAGGTAATTTGGAGCAATTGGGTGAACTGATGAATATTAATCAGGGCTATTTGAATGCATTACAGGTTTCCGGCAGGGAGATAGAAGAGATTATTGACATTGCGCGTAGTAATGGGGCATTAGGTGCCAAATTAACAGGCGGCGGAGGAGGAGGTGCAATTATTGCACTCTGTCCTGACAATTGGGAAATAGTTGCAAAGGCGATTCGTGCTGCCGGCTACCAGGCCATGGTTGCAGATATAAAGTGA
- a CDS encoding NADH:ubiquinone oxidoreductase: protein MSKPKVAFFDFTSCEGCQLNKLNLENDLLALLELVDIVEFREAMDDKADYYDIAFIEGSISTPSCIERIHTIRRKAKVLVALGACAVQGGVNAMKNLHPAEWVKEEVYGDDKYLFPSMPVQPVSAVVKVDYEIRGCPMSTPEFLHVLKSLVLGRKPEAFDQAVCVECKLKENECVLDKGMFCLGPVTRSGCDAICPTFGQYCTGCRGVVSNVNESGAVEMLKRHGFSAKEAIKRIQMFNAIEIDN from the coding sequence ATGAGCAAGCCAAAAGTTGCATTTTTTGATTTTACAAGTTGTGAAGGCTGCCAGTTAAATAAGCTAAACCTCGAAAACGATCTTTTAGCTTTATTAGAACTTGTAGATATTGTTGAGTTTCGGGAAGCCATGGATGACAAAGCTGATTATTATGACATTGCTTTTATAGAAGGTAGTATTAGCACACCATCATGCATTGAAAGAATACATACAATTCGGCGTAAAGCAAAAGTTCTTGTTGCACTAGGTGCATGTGCCGTTCAGGGTGGTGTTAATGCCATGAAAAACCTACACCCGGCTGAGTGGGTAAAAGAAGAAGTTTATGGCGATGACAAATATTTATTTCCATCAATGCCTGTTCAACCTGTAAGTGCGGTAGTTAAAGTAGATTACGAAATTCGTGGTTGCCCAATGAGTACACCGGAATTTTTGCATGTGTTGAAATCATTGGTTCTTGGTAGAAAACCTGAAGCTTTTGACCAGGCTGTTTGTGTAGAATGTAAACTGAAAGAAAATGAATGTGTTTTGGATAAGGGCATGTTTTGCCTGGGACCAGTAACCCGTTCTGGTTGTGATGCGATTTGCCCAACTTTTGGTCAATATTGTACAGGTTGCAGGGGAGTCGTTTCTAATGTAAATGAAAGTGGTGCCGTAGAAATGTTGAAACGGCATGGATTTTCTGCAAAAGAAGCGATAAAAAGAATACAGATGTTTAATGCCATCGAAATTGATAATTAA
- a CDS encoding DUF393 domain-containing protein, whose translation MSESKKENQIKNASKQSIIFFDGFCILCNGFVDFLIRKDKKKKLKFASLQGETAKVTLPETIIRNIDSVVFLTKDEIYTKSKAVIHILKELPGVWNLSVILFVIPNIIRDFIYDFIAGSRYNWFEKNHTCRLPNEDEKERILP comes from the coding sequence ATGAGTGAAAGCAAAAAAGAGAATCAAATTAAAAATGCATCCAAACAAAGTATAATTTTTTTTGATGGCTTCTGTATTTTATGCAATGGTTTTGTTGACTTTCTAATCCGAAAAGATAAAAAGAAAAAATTAAAATTTGCCTCTCTTCAAGGAGAAACAGCGAAGGTAACTTTACCTGAAACTATAATCAGAAATATTGATAGTGTTGTTTTTTTAACAAAAGATGAAATCTATACAAAATCAAAAGCTGTTATCCATATTTTAAAAGAATTGCCAGGTGTTTGGAATCTTTCGGTAATATTATTTGTCATCCCTAATATTATTAGAGATTTTATTTATGATTTTATTGCTGGTAGCAGATATAACTGGTTTGAAAAAAACCATACTTGCAGGCTTCCTAATGAAGATGAAAAAGAAAGAATACTTCCATAA
- a CDS encoding 4Fe-4S dicluster domain-containing protein, producing the protein MGNKIKSKLEGLNRYYFDKDTTTQFINFLRDQATVIAPHSKGDVSFSFEEVKNAEDVVLEYPRTIQPLKKMFMPPKEVLINFNLKSNKYKQPDLKPDKRIFFGVHSYEMQSIKRLDFSFTKGHPESNYLTRRENSMFIGVAFEPDKWHFSSAVGIDIEETDGFAIYFYPLGPGYLVFEITQEGGKLIRDFGLGTLVNDQDLEVEEKEFKTKIKYHYNRLPEIFKHVYDSKVWEDVAQKCLGCGTCNLLCPTCYCFDVQDEIELDAENGQRSRSWDSCMLRGFAEVSGGENFRNSLGERTRHRLFRKFKYITEQSGVLHCVGCGRCSSYCPADISLVDIVNNLIDDYSDQQKKQAI; encoded by the coding sequence ATGGGTAACAAAATAAAGTCCAAACTGGAGGGGTTGAATCGTTATTATTTTGATAAAGATACAACGACCCAGTTTATAAACTTTTTAAGAGACCAGGCAACTGTTATTGCTCCACATAGTAAAGGGGATGTTTCATTTTCTTTTGAGGAAGTTAAAAATGCAGAAGATGTGGTTTTAGAATATCCAAGAACGATTCAGCCCTTAAAAAAAATGTTTATGCCTCCCAAAGAGGTTCTTATAAACTTTAATCTTAAAAGCAACAAGTATAAGCAACCGGATTTAAAACCTGACAAACGTATTTTTTTCGGTGTTCATTCTTATGAAATGCAATCAATTAAGCGATTGGATTTTAGTTTTACAAAAGGTCATCCAGAATCAAATTATCTTACCCGCAGGGAAAATTCAATGTTTATCGGAGTGGCCTTTGAACCGGATAAATGGCATTTTTCCAGTGCGGTTGGTATTGATATTGAAGAAACAGATGGCTTTGCTATTTATTTTTATCCACTAGGACCAGGATACCTTGTATTTGAAATAACCCAGGAAGGTGGAAAACTAATTCGCGATTTTGGGCTTGGGACTTTGGTTAACGACCAGGACCTGGAAGTTGAAGAAAAAGAGTTCAAAACAAAAATAAAATATCATTATAACAGACTTCCCGAAATTTTTAAGCATGTATATGATTCAAAGGTTTGGGAAGATGTTGCCCAAAAATGTTTGGGGTGTGGTACATGCAATCTTTTATGCCCTACATGTTATTGTTTTGATGTGCAGGATGAAATAGAACTTGATGCCGAAAATGGTCAACGCAGTCGTTCATGGGACAGCTGCATGCTTCGTGGTTTTGCGGAAGTTTCGGGTGGAGAGAATTTCCGGAACAGCCTTGGTGAGCGAACCAGACACAGATTGTTTAGGAAGTTTAAGTACATTACAGAGCAATCGGGCGTGTTGCATTGTGTCGGTTGTGGGCGTTGCTCCAGTTATTGCCCGGCTGATATTAGTTTGGTGGATATTGTAAATAACTTAATTGATGATTATTCAGATCAACAAAAAAAACAAGCTATTTAG
- the mvaD gene encoding diphosphomevalonate decarboxylase: MKKVKAKAHSNIALVKYWGKRNIPLNLPAVASISITLDTLFTETLLMFDPELEKDTLVLNKTLASEKDTKRMSKFLDLIRSESNEKNYAYVESENNFPTSAGLASSASSFACLTMAAANAANLDISKSRLSEFARLGSGSAARSIFGGFVEMDLGKKEDGSDSIAHQIFPKEHWDLSVLIAITSEKKKKTGSTEGMEASRLTSPFYQPWIDSSTKDMNEMRDAITQKDFEKVAEVSEFSCLKMHALALATNPGLIYWNGATVDAMHYVREMRESGIPVFFTIDAGPQVKAICPTKYAGQVKQKLEQLPDVIRVIKTGLGGDAIILEEKVVS; encoded by the coding sequence ATGAAAAAAGTTAAAGCAAAAGCACATTCTAATATCGCATTGGTAAAATACTGGGGAAAGAGAAATATTCCGTTAAATCTTCCTGCAGTGGCTTCAATTTCAATAACGTTGGATACTTTGTTTACTGAAACCCTGCTTATGTTTGATCCGGAATTAGAAAAAGATACGCTTGTATTAAACAAAACCCTGGCATCTGAAAAAGACACAAAACGCATGTCAAAGTTTTTGGATTTGATTCGGTCAGAATCCAATGAAAAAAATTATGCCTATGTGGAAAGTGAAAATAATTTTCCAACATCCGCCGGTCTTGCTTCATCGGCTTCCTCATTTGCCTGTTTAACGATGGCTGCGGCAAACGCAGCTAATTTGGATATTTCAAAGAGCAGACTGTCGGAATTTGCCCGCTTGGGTTCGGGTTCTGCTGCACGTTCTATTTTTGGTGGATTTGTTGAAATGGATCTTGGAAAAAAAGAAGATGGAAGCGACTCAATAGCACATCAGATTTTTCCTAAAGAACATTGGGATTTGAGCGTTCTCATTGCAATCACATCGGAAAAAAAGAAAAAAACCGGGTCAACAGAAGGCATGGAAGCATCCCGGTTAACATCACCATTTTATCAACCCTGGATCGATTCATCTACAAAAGATATGAACGAAATGCGTGATGCAATCACACAAAAAGATTTTGAAAAAGTGGCTGAAGTTTCTGAGTTCAGTTGCCTAAAAATGCATGCTTTAGCTTTGGCTACAAATCCGGGATTGATTTACTGGAATGGCGCAACAGTAGATGCAATGCACTATGTCCGTGAAATGCGGGAGTCGGGTATTCCGGTTTTCTTTACCATCGATGCGGGGCCTCAGGTAAAAGCAATCTGTCCAACAAAATATGCAGGACAAGTGAAACAGAAATTAGAGCAGCTACCGGATGTTATCCGCGTTATAAAAACTGGTCTTGGCGGAGATGCAATAATCCTGGAGGAAAAGGTTGTTAGTTGA
- a CDS encoding cation transporter codes for MSHNHHHHHETENIRTAFFLNLFFTLIEIIGGIFTNSVAILSDALHDLGDSISLGLSWYFQKLSQKKRDQQFTFGYRRFSIFGAIINSIILVIGSIIIIWESFPRLFNPQQPNAEGMILLSIFGIIVNGAAVLKLKKGSSLNEKVVSLHLMEDVLGWVAVLIASIVMTFYSIPILDPMLSLLIAAYILFNVYKNLKNALKIILQASPSDIDVASIEKKISGFKEIDNVHDIHLWTMDGEYNVLTIHVALHENKDLDQMAELKTKIRDELNDKHIQHITIEFESKDEHCVHLDC; via the coding sequence ATGAGTCACAATCATCATCATCATCATGAAACTGAAAATATTCGCACCGCCTTTTTCCTAAACTTGTTTTTCACACTAATTGAAATTATTGGTGGGATTTTTACCAATAGTGTTGCCATTCTATCGGATGCCTTGCATGATTTAGGAGACAGCATAAGTCTGGGACTCTCCTGGTATTTCCAAAAGCTATCTCAAAAAAAAAGAGATCAACAATTTACTTTTGGCTATAGACGCTTTTCAATATTTGGCGCTATCATTAACTCCATCATTTTAGTAATTGGATCAATCATAATAATTTGGGAGTCCTTTCCGCGTTTATTTAATCCTCAACAACCAAATGCAGAAGGGATGATACTATTATCAATATTTGGAATTATTGTAAATGGTGCTGCGGTCTTAAAATTGAAAAAAGGAAGCTCATTAAATGAAAAAGTTGTTTCACTTCATTTGATGGAAGATGTTTTGGGTTGGGTTGCTGTACTAATTGCAAGTATCGTAATGACCTTTTACAGTATTCCTATTCTGGATCCAATGCTCTCATTATTAATCGCCGCTTATATTCTGTTTAATGTTTATAAAAACTTAAAGAATGCATTAAAAATAATTCTTCAGGCCAGCCCTTCGGATATTGATGTCGCTTCAATCGAAAAAAAGATTTCCGGATTTAAAGAAATTGACAATGTTCATGACATTCATTTATGGACAATGGATGGCGAATACAATGTTTTAACAATTCATGTCGCGCTACATGAAAACAAAGATTTGGACCAAATGGCTGAATTGAAAACTAAAATTCGTGATGAGCTAAATGATAAACATATTCAACACATTACAATTGAGTTTGAATCCAAAGATGAACATTGTGTTCATCTTGATTGTTAG